TCAAAAAGCCCTTTAATCAGTGCTTTTTGGGTGTCGGGCTTGCGCCCTTTCATCAAGTTAATTTCAATAACGGTATAGCTATCTGTTCTGCCATCAGGATAGAAAAAGTCTTCATTGGCAAGCGGAATAAAGCGATGAGCGCGTTTGTCTTCCGGCATACCCAAAACAGATTGCATACAACGGTGGATCACATCAGACAACTGGCTTTTAATTGGGTTTAAGTGCTTATCAATTCCATAGATTACTACCACAACGTTTTCCTTTATAAATTATGTTCAACGCGCGTAAAGAGAAAGTACTAAAGCTTTTTGTCCTGAATTTTTTTGAGTAGATTCGCATGACGGGTTTTATAAGCGCCGTTTTCAACATTTTCAGCCGTGCTTTTCTTTATCGCGAGCGCTCTCATTTCTAGTGCTTTTTGTAAATCTCCACTAGCTTCAAACCCATCTGCTAAGCTGTCGTAGGCATCCGCTTTATAAGGGTAGCTGTCGACATTGCTTTGAAATATCGCAATAGCCGATGAATACTCTTTTTCAGATAATGCTTTGTATCCCACACTGTTAATGGCGCGATAACTGGGCTTAATGTCATAACCGTACATTTCAGACTGTGCTTTATAAAACTGTTTAATTGCTGGTATCCCGCCACTTAACACTTCTTTTGATGGCTGCAGCGACGTGTAAAGATTTTGGTAAGCCAACGAATGCCCAGCAAGCGCGGTGGTATTGTGGCTTTCTGAGGTATCTAAATCTGTGTTGTAACTAAAACCTTTTCGCTTATGTGTGTTTAGCAATTCGTTGTAGCGCTGGTAAGCGCTCAGCATATTGCCGCCTTCGCTGCCCATATTGATATACAAATAAATGTTCAATTCAGAAGTATCGGAAAAGAAGGTTTCGGCGTCGTCAAAGATAATCTGTTCTTGCCACCATAAACTTGGGCTGAAGGCAAAGTGAGCTTGGAACAAATGGGGTCTAGACTGTAAGGCATACACCGACAATAGCCCACCTAACGAATGCCCTGATATTACTTTGTAGTTGTTGGCGCGATAGTTTTCGTTAATGTATGGCACGAGCTCTTTCTCGATAAAATCTAGGAAGTTATCGGCACCACCTGATATACCCCACTCGTTATAATTCTCATCATAGGTTGGGGTGAAGTCTCTTGTGCGATGGGTATTTGCGATACCAACTACTATCATTTCTTGCGCCATATTCGATTGATTGAGCAAGTCTAGAGTACCTACTGCATGGCTGAAATTTCGTTGACCATCAAGTAAATAAAGTACGGGATAATGTAGCTTATTCGGCCGGTGATAATTATTGGGTAAGTGTATGAACAACTCACGCTCTTCATCGAGTATTTCAGAATGAATATTTAGGTGCGTAGTTTCCCCACGTACTTTTGAGTACGAGTGTGAAGGCACCAAAATAAGTAAAAATACTGCAATCGTAATGACCGATCTGAACACAACATATTCCTTTATTTTTTTAGTTTTAGTCCGTGGTTAACTTTTAATCTTACCCGCTCAATGCCCACAAGAAAAGGGCACGTTATTTACCTCAAAATAGCATTGATGAAATGTTGACCTTGTTCGCTAAAAAGCCAAATAAACGCAAAGGAATTTAGCGTCACCGTAGCCCAATAAACTCGCTTAAATGAAACTTTAGCCGACTTGTGCCTTAATCTTCGTTGGGCAAGATACGCCCCAGGCCAACCACCAAGTAAACTTAAAAGATGAAGACGAGTTTCTGGTACACGCCATTTTCCTTTGCGAGCGGCCGACTTATCAAACGCATACATGGCAAACGTTATCGTGCTGATAGTAATGTAAAGGTATACCACTTCTACAGGTAATAAATTGAGAAAAGCCGCTGCTATTAAGGCGGTGCAAAAGATAAGAGTGATAAGTACGCCGAATTTGCTTACAGCCATCTTCGAACCGTTTTCCTATATTCTGTATAGCTGGCGCCAAATTTATCCGTTAGAAATGCCTCTTCGGGTATTATCTGGTACTTATTCATGTACCACACAAAAAGCAGAATAAAGACAACATTAACTGGGTTGGCCGTGTAAAGCCCAATACCCACCAAACACAACAACATACCTAGATACATGGGGTTCCTACTGTACTGATACACACCTGAAGTCACCAAGCTAACAACACGTTCGGTTTTGATAGGATGTACCGAGGTTTTGTGTTTTTTGAACGAAACGACACCTATAACCGCTATTCCAACACCCAACAATAGAAATAGAATTAGCGTCTCAAACTTGTATTGATATTCAACACTCACATTCCGGGCGACTTTAGTCGTCACCACCATAAAAAAGGCTGACAGTAAAAAGACGGCTACGGGCGGGATTTTTTGCTCAAGTTTCATCGAAACTGACCGGTTCAACACCTTTATTTTTAGGTCGAATAACAACAGTGCCAGCCATTTTGTCATGCCATCCTTGCTTTTTGGTATCCCATAACACCCATAGAAAGCCTAAGCCTAGGGGTAATAGAGAAACGTAATACCCTATATAGCGAATTACAGACTGGCGTATTGTGGGCGCACTTCCCGTTTTAGCATCAACGACTTTTACTTTAAGCACCATTTTGCCTGGGGTGGCCGATTTATATACCCAAAATAATATTGTGGCAATTAACGGTAGAACGTAGCTAATTAAGACATCAACTATACCTACAACAGAGTCCCCAGCGGTCCAATATCCCTTGCCATAAATTAGATGCAGTAGTGGGAAAGTAATCGCTAATAAAAGTAATGTATCAATAATTGATGCGCCAAATCTAATCCCAAAACCTGCATACACATGCTCTTCTTCGTATGCTGTTTTATATTCAGCGCCAGTATCTGAGAGGCCTGTACTACTCATTTATATCTCCATTTTCAATCAATCAGCTGCGCTTAGGTACGATATTGGATTTAAATAATACGCCTTCTTAGCACCTTGAGTCGATTCATCAGCCAACCAAAAATAAGGAAATAACGAAACAATACTATAATGCAGATGAGGCGCTTTACCTTGGGCATTGCCTGTTGAACCAACCGTACCGATTTTGGTCCCCTTGGAAACAAGGGTAATACCGTCAATTTCTATTGAATCAAGATGTGCATAATAATGCAGCCGCCACTTAGGCCCTAAGGCAAGTATGATATTGCCACCTTTTGGCTTTTGACCTTGATAGATAATAAGTTGATGCGTGGATGACAGCACCGACGTGCCCTTTTGAGCAAAGATATCGATACCTTTGTGGACCCCTGAAGTGCCCCAGGGTTCATACCAAAAAGTGTCTTTGTTCCAATCAGCGGGACTGGCGTTATCTACGGGAATAGTTCGCGGTTCTGGTATAACAAAGCCAAGTAGTACAACGACGCATAGCCCCAACAAAATCCATCTCATCATTAAACCTTATGAACCACGACATGCCATTAATTCACTTACAATAGCACTAATGATGCTGAACATAACGGCATCGTTAGAAGCTTATTCCCGAAGATTCTATTTCTTTTTGCGCTTTTTTTACTGCCAAAATAATAGTCTCTCGTTTT
The nucleotide sequence above comes from Alteromonas naphthalenivorans. Encoded proteins:
- a CDS encoding tautomerase family protein, with the translated sequence MVVIYGIDKHLNPIKSQLSDVIHRCMQSVLGMPEDKRAHRFIPLANEDFFYPDGRTDSYTVIEINLMKGRKPDTQKALIKGLFEAIESQLGISTVDVEITIKEQEKYQWGFRGITGDEASDLKYNVDV
- a CDS encoding alpha/beta hydrolase-fold protein — translated: MFRSVITIAVFLLILVPSHSYSKVRGETTHLNIHSEILDEERELFIHLPNNYHRPNKLHYPVLYLLDGQRNFSHAVGTLDLLNQSNMAQEMIVVGIANTHRTRDFTPTYDENYNEWGISGGADNFLDFIEKELVPYINENYRANNYKVISGHSLGGLLSVYALQSRPHLFQAHFAFSPSLWWQEQIIFDDAETFFSDTSELNIYLYINMGSEGGNMLSAYQRYNELLNTHKRKGFSYNTDLDTSESHNTTALAGHSLAYQNLYTSLQPSKEVLSGGIPAIKQFYKAQSEMYGYDIKPSYRAINSVGYKALSEKEYSSAIAIFQSNVDSYPYKADAYDSLADGFEASGDLQKALEMRALAIKKSTAENVENGAYKTRHANLLKKIQDKKL
- a CDS encoding DUF1294 domain-containing protein — its product is MAVSKFGVLITLIFCTALIAAAFLNLLPVEVVYLYITISTITFAMYAFDKSAARKGKWRVPETRLHLLSLLGGWPGAYLAQRRLRHKSAKVSFKRVYWATVTLNSFAFIWLFSEQGQHFINAILR
- a CDS encoding methyltransferase family protein — encoded protein: MTKWLALLLFDLKIKVLNRSVSMKLEQKIPPVAVFLLSAFFMVVTTKVARNVSVEYQYKFETLILFLLLGVGIAVIGVVSFKKHKTSVHPIKTERVVSLVTSGVYQYSRNPMYLGMLLCLVGIGLYTANPVNVVFILLFVWYMNKYQIIPEEAFLTDKFGASYTEYRKTVRRWL
- a CDS encoding RDD family protein; the encoded protein is MSSTGLSDTGAEYKTAYEEEHVYAGFGIRFGASIIDTLLLLAITFPLLHLIYGKGYWTAGDSVVGIVDVLISYVLPLIATILFWVYKSATPGKMVLKVKVVDAKTGSAPTIRQSVIRYIGYYVSLLPLGLGFLWVLWDTKKQGWHDKMAGTVVIRPKNKGVEPVSFDET
- a CDS encoding M23 family metallopeptidase produces the protein MRWILLGLCVVVLLGFVIPEPRTIPVDNASPADWNKDTFWYEPWGTSGVHKGIDIFAQKGTSVLSSTHQLIIYQGQKPKGGNIILALGPKWRLHYYAHLDSIEIDGITLVSKGTKIGTVGSTGNAQGKAPHLHYSIVSLFPYFWLADESTQGAKKAYYLNPISYLSAAD